Proteins from a genomic interval of Pseudomonas silesiensis:
- a CDS encoding glutaredoxin family protein: MLAGVLKKCLLILLVVVVYQNWGKIERLFNPSQVVSEHTQAKANVVLYATEWCGYCKLARRFLDQKGIPYREFDIEKDAEARKAYEALGGGGIPILDVNGTLIRGYDPDAILAALE; encoded by the coding sequence ATGCTGGCCGGGGTCCTGAAGAAATGCCTGCTGATCCTGCTCGTGGTTGTGGTCTACCAGAACTGGGGCAAGATCGAGCGGCTGTTCAACCCGTCACAAGTGGTATCCGAGCACACTCAGGCCAAGGCCAACGTCGTACTCTACGCCACCGAATGGTGTGGTTACTGCAAACTGGCCCGACGCTTTCTTGATCAGAAAGGCATTCCCTACAGGGAATTCGATATCGAGAAGGATGCCGAAGCGCGCAAGGCGTATGAAGCATTGGGCGGCGGCGGGATTCCGATCCTCGATGTGAACGGGACGTTGATACGCGGGTACGACCCGGATGCGATCCTCGCCGCCCTGGAATAA
- the yejK gene encoding nucleoid-associated protein YejK, with protein sequence MPIRHCIVHLIDKKPDGTPAVLHARNEELPESSAIEYMLADLNESYNAKQGKAWGFFHAESGAHPFSGWLKEYLDGGKDFTAFSRVAVEHLQKLMEESNLSVGGHVLFAHYQQGMTDYLAIALLHHSEGVAVTEQLDVTPSRHLDLGQLHLAARINVSEWQNNKQSRQYISFIKGKNGKKVSEYFRDFIGCQEGVDGPGETRTLLKAFSDFVESEDLPEESAREKTKTLVDYASSQAKMGEPMGLEELSELIDEERPKAFYDHIRNKDYGLSPEIPADKRTLNQFRRFTGRAEGLSISFEAHLLGSKIEYDEEAGTLIIKGLPTQLTDQLKRRN encoded by the coding sequence ATGCCGATCCGTCATTGCATCGTCCACCTGATCGACAAAAAACCCGACGGCACACCTGCAGTTCTCCATGCCCGCAACGAAGAACTGCCCGAGTCGAGCGCCATCGAGTACATGCTTGCCGATCTCAACGAGAGCTACAACGCCAAACAAGGCAAGGCCTGGGGTTTCTTCCATGCCGAGTCCGGGGCACATCCGTTCAGCGGCTGGCTGAAGGAATACCTCGATGGCGGCAAGGATTTCACGGCATTCAGCCGGGTGGCGGTGGAACATCTGCAAAAGCTGATGGAAGAGTCGAACCTCTCTGTGGGCGGCCACGTGCTGTTTGCGCATTACCAGCAGGGCATGACCGATTACCTGGCGATCGCCCTACTGCACCACAGCGAAGGCGTCGCAGTGACCGAACAACTGGACGTGACCCCGTCCCGGCACCTGGACCTGGGTCAGTTGCACCTCGCGGCGCGGATCAACGTCTCCGAGTGGCAGAACAACAAGCAGTCCAGGCAGTACATTTCGTTCATCAAAGGCAAGAACGGGAAAAAGGTTTCGGAGTATTTCCGCGACTTCATCGGCTGCCAGGAAGGCGTCGACGGTCCGGGCGAAACCCGCACCTTGCTCAAGGCGTTCAGCGACTTCGTCGAAAGCGAAGACCTGCCGGAAGAGTCCGCCCGCGAGAAGACCAAAACCCTGGTCGATTACGCCAGCAGCCAGGCAAAAATGGGCGAACCCATGGGCCTGGAAGAGCTCTCGGAATTGATCGACGAAGAAAGGCCGAAAGCCTTCTACGATCACATCCGCAACAAGGACTACGGTCTGTCGCCGGAAATCCCGGCGGATAAACGCACCCTGAACCAGTTCCGCCGCTTCACGGGCCGTGCCGAAGGCCTGTCGATCAGCTTCGAAGCACACCTGCTGGGCTCGAAGATCGAATACGACGAAGAGGCCGGCACGCTGATCATCAAAGGCCTGCCGACCCAACTCACCGACCAGCTCAAGCGACGCAACTGA
- a CDS encoding HU family DNA-binding protein has protein sequence MALTKDQLIADIAEAIDAPKTTARNALDQLGQIVADQLENGGEITLPGIGKLKVTERPARTGRNPSTGAAIEIAAKKVIKLVVAKGLTDAVNK, from the coding sequence ATGGCTCTTACTAAAGACCAACTGATCGCCGACATCGCTGAAGCTATCGACGCGCCAAAAACCACCGCGCGTAACGCTCTGGACCAACTGGGCCAAATCGTTGCCGATCAGCTGGAAAACGGCGGCGAAATCACCCTGCCAGGTATCGGCAAGCTGAAAGTGACTGAGCGTCCTGCCCGTACTGGCCGCAACCCTTCGACTGGCGCTGCCATCGAAATCGCTGCCAAGAAAGTGATCAAGCTGGTTGTGGCCAAAGGCCTGACCGACGCTGTCAACAAGTAA
- the rlmF gene encoding 23S rRNA (adenine(1618)-N(6))-methyltransferase RlmF: MNAPRTPRPARKKPDSATPAKAVEPREKASLHPRNRHQGRYDFPALIKTTPELAQFVIINPYGKESIDFASPDAVRVFNRALLKSFYGIAHWDIPADYLCPPVPGRADYVHFLADLLASVNDGEIPRGAPVKVLDIGMGANCVYPLIGYSDYRWHFLGSEIDPTAVAAAKAIVQSNGLNKAIQLRQQSNPKHILLGLLEPGERFDLTMCNPPFHASMDEATKGSERKWRALGRADPKRKLPVLNFGGQSAELWCEGGEARFVTQLIAESAHFQHKVLWFSTLVSKASNLPAIQTALKKAGVLESQVVEMSQGQKQSRFVAWTFQTKSEQQVWRERWARKS; this comes from the coding sequence ATGAACGCCCCCCGCACACCAAGACCTGCGCGCAAGAAGCCTGACTCCGCCACCCCGGCCAAAGCCGTGGAACCCCGCGAGAAGGCCAGCCTGCACCCGCGCAACCGCCATCAGGGTCGCTACGACTTCCCGGCGCTGATCAAGACCACGCCGGAACTGGCGCAGTTCGTGATCATCAATCCGTACGGCAAGGAAAGCATCGACTTCGCCAGCCCGGACGCGGTGCGGGTGTTCAACCGGGCGCTGCTCAAATCGTTCTACGGCATTGCCCATTGGGACATCCCGGCTGACTACCTGTGCCCTCCTGTCCCTGGTCGTGCTGATTATGTGCACTTCCTGGCCGACCTGCTGGCCAGCGTCAACGATGGCGAGATCCCTCGGGGTGCGCCGGTCAAGGTGCTCGATATCGGCATGGGCGCCAACTGCGTCTATCCGTTGATCGGCTACAGCGATTACCGTTGGCACTTCCTCGGCTCGGAGATCGACCCGACGGCCGTGGCCGCCGCCAAGGCCATCGTGCAATCCAACGGGCTGAACAAAGCCATCCAGCTGCGCCAGCAGAGTAATCCCAAGCACATCCTGCTGGGCCTGCTCGAACCCGGCGAACGCTTTGACCTGACCATGTGCAACCCGCCGTTCCACGCGTCGATGGACGAGGCCACCAAGGGCAGCGAGCGTAAATGGCGCGCGCTGGGCCGGGCCGATCCGAAACGCAAACTGCCGGTGCTGAACTTTGGCGGTCAGTCGGCCGAATTGTGGTGTGAAGGCGGCGAAGCACGGTTTGTGACGCAACTGATCGCCGAGAGCGCGCATTTTCAACACAAAGTGCTTTGGTTCAGCACCCTGGTCTCGAAAGCCTCAAACCTGCCAGCGATCCAGACGGCGCTGAAAAAGGCTGGCGTGCTGGAAAGCCAGGTCGTGGAAATGTCGCAAGGGCAGAAACAAAGCCGTTTCGTCGCCTGGACGTTCCAGACCAAATCCGAGCAACAAGTCTGGCGTGAACGTTGGGCGCGCAAGAGCTGA
- a CDS encoding valine--tRNA ligase has product MDKTYQPHAIEASWYNTWESENYFAPQGAGESYTIMIPPPNVTGSLHMGHGFNNAIMDALIRFRRMQGRNTLWQPGTDHAGIATQMLVERQLEAQGQNRHDLGREKFLEKVWEWKDQSGGNISRQIRRLGSSVDWSRERFTMDDGLSEAVKEAFVRLHEDGLIYRGKRLVNWDTKLHTAISDLEVENHDEKGFLWNLKYPLADGAKTAEGKDYLIVATTRPETMLGDAAVAVNPNDERYKALIGQFVELPLVGRRIPIIADDYCDPEFGTGCVKITPAHDFNDYEVGKRHNLPLLNIFDKNANVLPAAQVFNLDGTLNTEVDGKLPAEYAGLDRFEARKQIVAAFEAAGLLVSVDDHGLKVPKGDRSGTIIEPWLTDQWYVSTKPLAEPAIAAVEDGRIQFVPKQYENMYFSWMRDIQDWCISRQLWWGHRIPAWYDESGKVYVGRDEAEVRAKNNLGPDVALQQDNDVLDTWFSSGLWTFSTLGWPEQTEFLKKFHSTDVLVTGFDIIFFWVARMIMLTMHLVKNEDGTPQVPFKTVYVHGLVRDGQGQKMSKSKGNVLDPLDIIDGIELEDLVQKRTSGMMQPKLAKKIEKQTRDEFADGIASYGTDALRFTFCSLASTGRDIKFDMGRVEGYRNFCNKIWNAARYVLDKGEDCGQNGEAFELSLADRWIISQLQRTEAEVTRQLDQFRFDLAAQALYEFIWNQYCDWYLELSKPVLWDENAPVERQRGTRRTLVRVLEVALRLAHPFMPFITEEIWQRVAPLAGIEGKTIMLQPWPVANEERIDQGAEDDIEWLKGLMLGTRNIRGEMNIGPGKPLNLFLKNVSAEDQRRLTENEALLKKLARLESITVLQAGEEAPLSATALVGEMEVLVPMAGLIDKDAELARLDKEILRLQGEVQRVGGKLSNAGFVDKAPAEVIDKERAKLAEAEQALGKLAEQHARIASL; this is encoded by the coding sequence ATGGATAAGACCTACCAGCCGCACGCCATTGAAGCTTCCTGGTACAACACCTGGGAGTCAGAGAATTACTTCGCCCCGCAAGGCGCGGGCGAGTCCTACACCATCATGATCCCGCCGCCGAACGTCACCGGCAGCCTGCACATGGGGCATGGCTTCAACAACGCGATCATGGACGCCCTGATCCGTTTCCGCCGCATGCAGGGTCGCAACACCCTGTGGCAGCCGGGCACGGACCACGCCGGCATCGCCACGCAAATGCTGGTGGAGCGTCAACTCGAAGCCCAGGGCCAGAACCGTCACGACCTGGGCCGTGAAAAATTCCTCGAGAAAGTCTGGGAATGGAAGGATCAGTCCGGCGGCAACATCAGCCGTCAGATCCGCCGCCTCGGCTCGTCCGTGGACTGGAGCCGCGAGCGCTTCACCATGGACGACGGTCTCTCGGAAGCGGTTAAAGAAGCGTTCGTGCGCCTGCACGAAGACGGCCTGATCTACCGCGGCAAGCGTCTGGTCAACTGGGACACCAAGTTGCACACGGCGATTTCCGACCTCGAAGTGGAAAACCACGACGAGAAAGGTTTCCTGTGGAACCTGAAGTACCCGCTGGCGGACGGCGCCAAGACCGCTGAAGGCAAGGATTACCTGATCGTCGCGACCACTCGCCCGGAAACCATGCTCGGCGATGCCGCCGTGGCCGTTAACCCGAACGATGAACGCTACAAAGCCCTGATCGGCCAATTTGTCGAGCTGCCGCTGGTCGGCCGCCGCATCCCGATCATCGCCGACGATTACTGCGATCCTGAATTCGGCACCGGTTGCGTGAAAATCACCCCGGCCCACGATTTCAACGACTACGAAGTCGGCAAGCGCCACAATCTGCCGCTGCTGAACATCTTCGACAAAAACGCCAATGTTCTGCCTGCAGCCCAGGTGTTCAACCTGGACGGCACGCTGAACACCGAAGTCGACGGCAAGCTTCCAGCCGAATACGCCGGCCTGGACCGTTTCGAAGCGCGCAAGCAGATCGTGGCTGCATTCGAAGCCGCCGGCCTGCTGGTCAGCGTCGACGATCACGGCCTGAAAGTGCCCAAAGGCGACCGCTCCGGCACCATCATCGAGCCGTGGCTGACCGACCAGTGGTACGTTTCGACCAAGCCATTGGCCGAGCCGGCCATTGCTGCGGTTGAAGATGGCCGCATTCAGTTCGTGCCCAAGCAATACGAAAACATGTACTTCTCGTGGATGCGCGACATCCAGGACTGGTGCATCAGCCGTCAGCTGTGGTGGGGCCACCGGATTCCGGCCTGGTACGACGAGTCGGGCAAGGTCTATGTCGGTCGCGACGAAGCCGAAGTGCGTGCCAAGAACAACCTCGGCCCGGACGTTGCGCTGCAACAGGACAACGACGTTCTCGACACCTGGTTCAGTTCGGGGCTGTGGACCTTCTCCACCCTCGGCTGGCCGGAGCAGACCGAATTCCTGAAAAAATTCCACTCCACCGACGTGCTGGTGACCGGTTTCGACATCATTTTCTTCTGGGTTGCCCGGATGATCATGCTCACCATGCACCTGGTGAAAAACGAAGACGGCACGCCACAGGTTCCGTTCAAGACCGTTTATGTTCATGGCCTGGTGCGTGATGGCCAAGGCCAGAAGATGTCCAAGTCCAAGGGCAACGTCCTGGACCCGCTGGACATCATCGACGGCATCGAACTCGAAGACCTGGTGCAGAAACGCACCTCGGGCATGATGCAGCCGAAGCTGGCGAAGAAGATCGAGAAGCAGACCCGCGACGAGTTCGCCGACGGCATCGCCAGTTATGGCACCGACGCCTTGCGCTTCACGTTCTGCTCGCTGGCCTCCACCGGCCGCGACATCAAGTTCGACATGGGCCGCGTCGAAGGCTATCGCAACTTCTGCAACAAGATCTGGAACGCCGCGCGCTACGTGCTGGACAAGGGCGAAGACTGCGGCCAGAACGGCGAAGCCTTTGAACTGTCCCTGGCGGATCGCTGGATCATCTCGCAGCTGCAACGCACCGAAGCCGAAGTGACCCGTCAGCTCGATCAGTTCCGTTTCGATCTGGCCGCCCAAGCCTTGTACGAGTTCATCTGGAACCAGTATTGCGACTGGTACCTGGAACTGTCCAAGCCTGTGCTGTGGGACGAAAACGCACCGGTCGAACGCCAGCGCGGTACGCGTCGCACGCTGGTTCGGGTATTGGAAGTCGCGCTGCGCCTGGCGCACCCGTTCATGCCGTTCATCACCGAAGAAATCTGGCAGCGCGTCGCGCCGCTGGCCGGTATCGAAGGCAAGACGATCATGTTGCAACCTTGGCCAGTGGCCAATGAAGAGCGCATCGATCAGGGCGCCGAAGACGACATCGAATGGCTCAAGGGCCTGATGCTCGGCACGCGTAACATCCGTGGCGAAATGAACATCGGCCCGGGCAAGCCGCTGAACCTGTTCCTGAAAAACGTCAGTGCCGAAGATCAGCGTCGCCTCACCGAGAACGAAGCGCTGCTGAAGAAGCTGGCGCGTCTGGAGTCGATCACCGTTCTCCAGGCTGGCGAAGAAGCACCGCTGTCCGCCACCGCTCTGGTTGGCGAGATGGAAGTGCTGGTGCCGATGGCCGGCCTGATCGACAAGGACGCCGAACTGGCACGTCTGGACAAGGAAATCCTGCGTCTGCAGGGCGAAGTCCAGCGCGTGGGCGGCAAGCTGTCCAATGCCGGCTTCGTCGACAAGGCCCCGGCCGAAGTGATCGACAAGGAACGCGCCAAACTGGCTGAAGCCGAACAGGCTTTGGGCAAGTTGGCCGAGCAGCATGCGCGGATTGCCAGTTTGTAA
- a CDS encoding DNA polymerase III subunit chi has product MTKVDFYILPSADPSARLDFACKLTEKAWRMGHRIYLHCSDAAQRDALDARLWAFKGESFVPHGPAESEPEGVIVLGLGDDCGPHQDLLVNLDLKVPTFAGQFARVAEVVVEDPTIRQAARESFRFYREQGYPLQDHRLQRL; this is encoded by the coding sequence ATGACCAAAGTCGACTTCTATATCCTGCCCAGCGCCGATCCTTCGGCGCGGCTGGATTTCGCCTGCAAGCTCACCGAGAAAGCCTGGCGCATGGGCCACCGCATCTACCTGCATTGCAGCGATGCCGCCCAGCGTGACGCTCTCGATGCGCGCCTGTGGGCTTTCAAGGGCGAAAGCTTCGTGCCTCACGGTCCCGCCGAAAGCGAGCCGGAGGGGGTGATTGTGCTAGGCCTGGGCGATGACTGCGGTCCGCATCAGGACCTGCTGGTCAACCTCGACCTGAAAGTCCCGACCTTCGCCGGGCAATTCGCCCGCGTGGCGGAAGTGGTGGTTGAAGATCCGACGATTCGTCAGGCCGCGCGGGAGAGTTTCCGCTTCTACCGCGAACAGGGCTATCCTCTGCAAGATCACCGTCTACAGCGACTCTGA
- a CDS encoding leucyl aminopeptidase, producing the protein MELVVKSVSPETLKTATLVVAVGEDRKLGATARQLDELSGGAISTVLKRGDLAGKVGQSLLLHSVPNLKAERVLLVGVGKDDELGDRPFRKIVAGILNTLKGLGGNDAVLALDEIVVKGRDSYGKTRLLAETLVDGEYTFDQFKSQKAEPRTLKKVTLVTIKAAQAEVERAVAHATAIANGMAFTRNLGNLPPNICHPTFLGEQAKNLGKEFKSLKVEVLDEKKIKDLGMGSFYAVGQGSAQPPRLIVMQYNGGKKSEKPYALVGKGITFDTGGISLKPGAGMDEMKYDMGGAASVFGTLRAVLELKLPINLVCILACAENMPSGNAARPGDIVTTMSGQTVEILNTDAEGRLVLCDALTYSERFKPQAVIDIATLTGACVVALGSHASGLLGNNDELIGQLLRAGQSADDRAWQLPLFDEYQEQLDSPFADIANIGGPKAGTITAACFLSRFTKNLNWAHLDIAGTAWTSGGKDKGATGRPVPLLTQYLLDRAKA; encoded by the coding sequence ATGGAACTGGTTGTAAAAAGCGTTAGCCCAGAAACGTTGAAGACCGCCACTCTGGTGGTCGCCGTCGGCGAAGACCGCAAACTCGGCGCCACTGCCCGCCAACTCGACGAACTGAGCGGCGGCGCCATCAGTACGGTGCTCAAGCGTGGCGATCTGGCCGGCAAAGTCGGTCAGAGCCTGTTGCTGCACAGCGTGCCGAACCTCAAGGCCGAGCGTGTGTTGCTGGTAGGTGTCGGCAAGGACGACGAGTTGGGCGACCGCCCGTTCCGCAAAATCGTCGCCGGCATCCTCAACACTCTCAAGGGCCTGGGCGGCAACGATGCCGTGCTCGCCCTGGATGAAATCGTGGTCAAGGGTCGCGACAGCTACGGCAAGACCCGCCTGCTGGCCGAAACCCTGGTGGACGGCGAATACACTTTCGATCAGTTCAAGAGCCAGAAAGCCGAGCCCCGCACCCTGAAGAAAGTCACCCTGGTGACCATCAAGGCAGCACAGGCTGAAGTCGAGCGCGCCGTGGCCCATGCCACCGCCATCGCCAATGGCATGGCGTTTACCCGCAACCTGGGCAACCTGCCGCCGAACATTTGCCACCCGACCTTCCTCGGTGAACAGGCGAAGAACCTGGGCAAGGAGTTCAAGAGCCTGAAAGTCGAAGTCCTCGATGAGAAAAAGATCAAGGACCTGGGCATGGGTTCGTTCTATGCCGTTGGCCAGGGCAGTGCCCAGCCACCGCGCCTGATCGTCATGCAGTACAACGGCGGCAAGAAATCCGAGAAGCCGTACGCACTGGTCGGCAAAGGCATCACCTTCGACACCGGCGGCATCAGCCTGAAACCCGGCGCCGGCATGGATGAAATGAAGTACGACATGGGCGGCGCCGCCAGCGTCTTCGGCACCCTGCGTGCCGTGCTCGAACTGAAACTGCCGATCAACCTGGTGTGCATCCTGGCCTGCGCCGAGAACATGCCGAGCGGCAACGCTGCACGCCCTGGCGACATTGTCACCACCATGAGCGGCCAGACCGTGGAAATCCTCAACACCGACGCCGAAGGCCGTCTGGTGCTGTGCGATGCCCTGACCTACTCCGAGCGCTTCAAGCCGCAAGCGGTCATCGACATTGCCACCCTGACCGGCGCTTGCGTCGTCGCACTGGGCTCCCATGCCTCGGGCCTGCTGGGCAACAACGACGAACTGATCGGCCAACTGTTGCGCGCCGGCCAGTCCGCCGACGACCGCGCCTGGCAGCTGCCGCTGTTCGATGAGTACCAGGAACAGCTGGACAGCCCGTTCGCCGACATCGCCAACATTGGCGGTCCGAAAGCCGGCACCATCACTGCGGCCTGCTTCCTGTCGCGCTTCACCAAGAACCTGAACTGGGCGCACCTGGACATCGCCGGCACCGCGTGGACCAGCGGCGGCAAGGACAAGGGCGCCACTGGCCGTCCGGTCCCACTGCTGACCCAATACCTGCTGGACCGCGCCAAAGCCTAA
- the lptF gene encoding LPS export ABC transporter permease LptF → MIVFRYLSREVLLTLSAVSAVLLVIIMSGRFIKYLAQAAAGLLDPGSLFLIMGFRLPGFLQLILPLGLFLGILLAYGRLYLESEMTVLSATGMSQQRLLAMTMFPATLVALVVAWLSLSLAPQGANQFQLLLNKQDALTEFDTLEPGRFQALRDGTRVTYTEKLSDDRINLGGVFISQKNVSADEKKDRGISVLVAENGRQEIRADGNRYLILENGYRYDGNPGQADYRAIKYEEYGVLLPKPDVSDEVTDRDAMPTGSLLGSDDIRSRTELQWRLSLPLLVFIVTLMAVPLSRVNPRQGRFLKLLPAILLYMAYLSILIAARGALEKGKIPPALGLWWVHAIFLVIGLGLLYWEPLRLKMASRRSALEVARG, encoded by the coding sequence TTGATTGTCTTTCGTTATCTGTCCCGAGAAGTCCTGTTGACCTTGAGCGCCGTCAGTGCGGTGCTGCTGGTCATCATCATGAGTGGACGCTTCATCAAATACCTCGCCCAGGCGGCTGCCGGCCTCCTGGATCCGGGCTCGCTGTTTCTGATCATGGGTTTTCGCCTGCCGGGTTTTTTGCAGTTGATTCTGCCGTTGGGCCTGTTCCTCGGGATTCTGCTGGCCTACGGTCGGTTGTACCTTGAAAGCGAAATGACCGTACTGTCGGCCACCGGCATGAGCCAGCAGCGGCTGTTGGCCATGACGATGTTTCCGGCCACCCTGGTGGCATTGGTGGTGGCGTGGCTAAGCCTGAGCCTGGCGCCGCAAGGGGCCAATCAGTTCCAGTTGCTGCTGAACAAGCAGGATGCCCTGACCGAGTTCGACACCCTTGAGCCCGGCCGTTTCCAGGCGCTGCGTGACGGAACGCGGGTGACCTACACCGAAAAGCTGTCGGATGACCGCATCAACCTGGGCGGCGTCTTCATTTCGCAGAAGAACGTCTCCGCGGACGAAAAGAAGGATCGCGGGATTTCCGTGCTGGTGGCCGAGAACGGGCGCCAGGAAATCCGCGCCGACGGCAACCGCTACCTGATTCTCGAAAACGGCTATCGCTATGACGGTAATCCGGGTCAGGCCGACTACCGGGCGATCAAATATGAGGAGTACGGTGTATTGCTGCCCAAGCCGGACGTCAGCGATGAAGTCACCGACCGTGACGCGATGCCCACCGGCTCCCTGCTGGGCAGTGACGATATCCGTTCCCGCACCGAATTGCAGTGGCGCCTGTCCTTGCCGCTGCTGGTGTTCATCGTGACCCTGATGGCCGTTCCACTGTCCCGGGTCAACCCGCGCCAGGGCCGCTTCCTCAAGCTGTTGCCGGCGATTCTGCTTTATATGGCTTACCTGTCGATCCTGATTGCCGCCCGCGGGGCCCTGGAGAAGGGCAAGATCCCGCCGGCGCTGGGGTTGTGGTGGGTGCATGCGATCTTCCTGGTCATCGGCCTGGGCCTGCTCTATTGGGAGCCACTGCGCTTGAAAATGGCGAGTCGCCGCAGCGCGCTGGAGGTGGCCCGTGGTTAA
- the lptG gene encoding LPS export ABC transporter permease LptG: MVKLDRYIGSSVFMAILAVLGIILGLATLFAFIDEMSDVSDTYTLVDVLSYVLLTAPRRLYDMLPMAALIGCLIGLGSLASHSELTIMRAAGVSVGRIVWAVMKPMLVLMVAGLLIGEYVAPATEVTAQANRSLAQGSGDAQSAKHGLWHRQGDEFIHVNSVQPNGLLYGVTRYRFDDQRHILSSSFAKRAEFDKDHWQLSDVTTTLFHEKSTEVVTTPVERWNVALSPQLLSTVVMSPDSLSITGLWGYIHYLADQGLSNGRYWLAFWVKVLQPLVTAALVLMAISFIFGPLRSVTLGQRVFTGVLVGFTFRIVQDLLGPSSLVFGFPPLLAVLLPASICALAGLWLLRRAG, translated from the coding sequence GTGGTTAAGCTCGATCGCTACATCGGCAGCAGCGTGTTCATGGCAATCCTGGCCGTACTGGGGATCATTCTCGGTCTGGCGACGCTGTTTGCCTTTATCGACGAGATGAGCGACGTCAGCGATACCTACACCCTGGTCGATGTGTTGAGTTACGTCCTGCTGACCGCGCCACGCCGTCTTTACGACATGTTGCCGATGGCGGCGCTGATCGGTTGCCTGATCGGCCTCGGCAGCCTGGCCAGTCACAGCGAACTGACGATCATGCGCGCGGCAGGCGTGTCGGTCGGGCGGATCGTCTGGGCGGTCATGAAGCCGATGCTGGTGCTGATGGTCGCGGGACTGCTGATTGGCGAATACGTCGCCCCGGCAACGGAAGTCACTGCCCAGGCCAATCGCTCCCTGGCCCAGGGCAGCGGCGATGCGCAAAGCGCCAAGCATGGTCTGTGGCACCGCCAGGGTGACGAGTTCATCCATGTCAACTCGGTGCAGCCCAACGGCCTGTTGTATGGCGTGACCCGTTATCGCTTCGATGATCAACGCCACATATTGTCTTCGAGCTTCGCCAAACGTGCGGAATTCGACAAGGATCACTGGCAGTTGAGCGACGTCACGACCACGCTGTTCCATGAAAAGAGCACCGAAGTGGTGACGACCCCGGTCGAGCGCTGGAACGTGGCACTGAGCCCGCAATTGCTCAGTACCGTGGTGATGTCCCCCGATTCGCTGTCGATCACCGGCCTGTGGGGTTATATCCACTACCTGGCTGACCAGGGGCTGAGCAATGGTCGTTATTGGCTGGCATTTTGGGTCAAGGTGTTGCAGCCGCTGGTCACCGCGGCCCTGGTACTGATGGCGATTTCCTTCATCTTCGGTCCGTTGCGTTCGGTGACCCTCGGTCAGCGGGTGTTCACGGGTGTGCTGGTGGGCTTTACCTTCCGTATCGTCCAGGATCTGCTGGGGCCTTCGAGCCTGGTGTTCGGTTTTCCGCCACTGCTTGCGGTGCTGTTGCCGGCCAGTATCTGCGCCCTCGCCGGGCTCTGGTTGCTGCGCCGGGCCGGTTGA